One segment of Streptosporangium brasiliense DNA contains the following:
- a CDS encoding DUF6504 family protein, whose protein sequence is MSRLYGDPIEVWTREGRPVQFVWRDRLHAVRRVVDHWVVSREWWKTSDSDPGERRFWRVEADPGSRIGTYELRFDTAGEGWLLMRAWD, encoded by the coding sequence GTGAGCAGACTTTACGGTGACCCGATCGAGGTGTGGACCCGGGAGGGGCGGCCGGTCCAGTTCGTCTGGCGTGACCGGCTGCACGCCGTCCGCCGGGTGGTGGACCACTGGGTGGTCTCGCGCGAGTGGTGGAAGACCTCCGACAGCGATCCGGGGGAGCGCCGGTTCTGGCGGGTCGAGGCCGACCCCGGCAGCAGGATCGGCACCTACGAGCTCCGCTTCGACACCGCGGGTGAGGGCTGGCTGCTGATGAGGGCGTGGGACTGA
- a CDS encoding DUF4328 domain-containing protein, whose amino-acid sequence MTLTAQVAATAALVVFEQARGRRLAREISALGGDPHAPGAQALAGAVSVFAVLVMLAAATTVAAVAAYLTWLVQARQSAVPGAPAGRVLAAWAVPAVNLIAPPALVHRLWRDSRPPVGHHGRWAALLAAWWLSWLTLLALVLTRPPLGTPGDSELTGLGPAELATVTVSALLCAATVRQITRIQTMGAGRARRAPAGPAAPQALSRLLTEQGAAQQAQH is encoded by the coding sequence GTGACCCTCACCGCCCAGGTGGCCGCCACCGCCGCCCTGGTGGTGTTCGAGCAGGCCCGTGGCCGGCGGCTGGCCCGGGAGATCTCGGCACTCGGCGGCGACCCCCATGCCCCCGGCGCGCAGGCCCTCGCCGGCGCGGTCAGCGTCTTCGCCGTCCTCGTCATGCTCGCCGCCGCGACGACCGTCGCGGCCGTCGCCGCCTACCTGACCTGGCTGGTCCAGGCCCGCCAGAGTGCCGTCCCCGGGGCGCCGGCGGGCCGGGTGCTGGCCGCCTGGGCCGTGCCGGCGGTCAACCTGATCGCCCCGCCGGCGCTGGTGCACCGCCTCTGGCGTGACTCCCGGCCGCCGGTCGGCCACCACGGCCGCTGGGCGGCGCTGCTGGCCGCCTGGTGGCTGAGCTGGCTGACCCTGCTCGCCCTGGTGCTGACGCGGCCGCCGCTCGGCACCCCGGGTGACAGCGAGCTGACCGGCCTCGGCCCGGCCGAGCTAGCCACCGTCACGGTCTCGGCCCTGCTGTGCGCGGCGACCGTCCGGCAGATCACCCGGATCCAGACCATGGGCGCCGGCCGGGCCCGCCGGGCCCCGGCGGGCCCGGCCGCGCCGCAGGCCCTCTCACGGCTCCTCACCGAGCAGGGCGCGGCACAGCAGGCCCAGCACTGA
- a CDS encoding ABC transporter substrate-binding protein, translating to MIASRIRSAGLTALLLAGATACGAAPTTATPSGSGSAAGVDARTAASAADFGGLDKLVEAAKKEGKLHVIALPPDWANYGKIIEAFTAKYGIEIESETPDASSADEINAVKTRKGQDRAPDVLDIGQSFAISGAAEGLFAPYKVQTWDKIPGNQKEPGGLWFNDYGGYVSIGCDAKKIAKCPETFADLLKPEYKGKVALNGNPTKSGSAFAGVYAAALANGGSFDDIQPGLDFFKKLKETGNFNPVETTPATIEKGETQISIDWDYNNAAYAPKMAEKGLDWKTVIPTDGKYFQLYAQAINKDAPHPAAARLWQEFLYSPEGQNLYLGGFARPVLLPAMKADGSVDKAAEANLPPVEGEPTFPTEAQVNKAKEVLAGGWGAAVAG from the coding sequence GTGATCGCATCCCGAATCCGCTCCGCGGGCCTGACCGCACTTCTGCTCGCAGGCGCCACGGCGTGCGGGGCGGCCCCGACCACCGCCACGCCCTCCGGCAGCGGCTCCGCGGCCGGTGTGGACGCCCGGACCGCCGCCTCCGCGGCCGACTTCGGCGGGCTGGACAAGCTCGTCGAGGCCGCCAAGAAGGAGGGCAAGCTCCACGTCATCGCCCTGCCGCCCGACTGGGCCAACTACGGCAAGATCATCGAGGCGTTCACCGCGAAGTACGGCATCGAGATCGAGAGCGAGACCCCCGACGCCTCCAGCGCCGACGAGATCAACGCGGTGAAGACCCGCAAGGGTCAGGACCGCGCCCCCGACGTGCTCGACATCGGCCAGTCCTTCGCCATCAGCGGTGCCGCCGAGGGCCTGTTCGCGCCCTACAAGGTCCAGACGTGGGACAAGATCCCCGGCAACCAGAAGGAGCCGGGCGGCCTGTGGTTCAACGACTACGGCGGCTACGTCTCGATCGGCTGCGACGCCAAGAAGATCGCCAAGTGTCCGGAGACCTTCGCCGACCTGCTCAAACCCGAGTACAAGGGCAAGGTCGCGCTGAACGGCAACCCGACCAAGTCCGGCTCGGCGTTCGCGGGCGTCTACGCGGCGGCCCTGGCCAACGGCGGCTCCTTCGACGACATCCAGCCCGGCCTCGACTTCTTCAAGAAGCTGAAGGAGACCGGCAACTTCAACCCGGTGGAGACCACCCCCGCCACCATCGAGAAGGGCGAGACCCAGATCAGCATCGACTGGGACTACAACAACGCCGCCTACGCCCCCAAGATGGCCGAGAAGGGACTCGACTGGAAGACGGTCATCCCGACCGACGGCAAATACTTCCAGCTCTACGCGCAGGCGATCAACAAGGACGCCCCGCACCCGGCCGCCGCCCGGCTCTGGCAGGAGTTCCTCTACAGCCCCGAGGGCCAGAACCTCTACCTCGGCGGCTTCGCCCGCCCGGTGCTGCTGCCCGCCATGAAGGCCGACGGTTCGGTCGACAAGGCCGCCGAGGCCAACCTGCCCCCGGTCGAGGGCGAGCCCACCTTCCCGACCGAGGCCCAGGTCAACAAGGCCAAGGAAGTCCTGGCCGGCGGCTGGGGCGCCGCCGTCGCCGGCTGA
- a CDS encoding response regulator encodes MTIRVLIADDQELVRTGFQMILDAQEDMEVVATAGNGAEAVEHARRLRPDVCLLDIRMPKLDGLEATRILAGPGVPDPMRVVIVTTFDLDEYVYGALRAGATGFLLKDSGPTLLIEAVRAAAAGDALVSPSVTVRLLEHLAHPRAGTTRPLSEPLTERELDVVRLVARGRTNQEVAAELFVSLSTVKTHLGSIQAKLGARNRVEIAAWAWESGVVS; translated from the coding sequence GTGACGATTCGGGTGCTCATCGCTGACGACCAGGAGCTGGTGCGGACCGGCTTCCAGATGATTCTGGACGCCCAGGAGGACATGGAGGTCGTGGCGACCGCCGGCAACGGCGCCGAGGCGGTCGAGCACGCCAGGCGGCTCCGGCCCGACGTGTGCCTGCTCGACATCCGGATGCCCAAGCTGGACGGCCTGGAGGCCACCCGGATCCTGGCCGGCCCCGGCGTCCCCGACCCCATGCGGGTGGTCATCGTCACGACCTTCGACCTGGACGAATACGTCTACGGGGCGCTGCGCGCGGGCGCGACCGGGTTCCTGCTCAAGGACAGCGGGCCGACACTGCTGATCGAGGCGGTCCGGGCCGCGGCGGCCGGGGACGCGCTGGTGTCGCCGTCGGTGACCGTGCGCCTGCTCGAACACCTGGCCCATCCCCGGGCCGGGACCACCCGGCCGCTCAGCGAGCCGCTGACCGAGCGCGAGCTCGACGTCGTCCGCCTGGTGGCCAGGGGACGGACCAACCAGGAGGTCGCGGCGGAGCTGTTCGTCTCGCTGTCCACGGTCAAGACGCACCTGGGGAGCATCCAGGCGAAACTCGGCGCCAGGAACCGGGTGGAGATCGCGGCCTGGGCGTGGGAGTCGGGTGTGGTGAGCTGA
- a CDS encoding ABC transporter permease, with the protein MTTTDAGTAVRGGGRARTGSWPAALPLLAFMALAFGIPALALLLGAFTVRDPQTRLSSFSTANVVESLRGAYLTTLLSSVRLSALVAVAGAVLGTLLAQAVVTSRFRALRESVLTASGVLANFGGVPLAFIWIATLGNSGVVTTALGLGSGVLYNFWGLALVYMYFSVPLMVLVVTPALDGLRPQWREAAHNSGATTWQFWRHVGVPVLTPALLGGVVLLFGGAFAAYATAAAMVGSTVPLVTLQIADALTGDVLIGHENIALALSLDMIVIAVLVMAVYLPLQRRSSRWLR; encoded by the coding sequence GTGACGACGACCGACGCGGGCACGGCCGTACGGGGCGGCGGCCGCGCCCGGACCGGGAGCTGGCCGGCCGCCCTGCCCCTGCTGGCCTTCATGGCACTGGCCTTCGGGATCCCGGCGCTCGCGCTGCTGCTCGGCGCGTTCACCGTCAGGGACCCGCAGACCAGGCTCTCCTCCTTCAGCACGGCCAACGTGGTCGAGAGCCTGCGGGGCGCCTACCTCACCACCCTCCTCAGCAGCGTGCGGCTGTCGGCGCTGGTCGCGGTGGCCGGCGCGGTCCTGGGCACCTTGCTCGCCCAGGCCGTGGTCACCTCCCGCTTCCGGGCGCTGCGCGAGAGCGTGCTGACCGCCTCGGGCGTGCTGGCCAACTTCGGCGGCGTGCCGCTGGCGTTCATCTGGATCGCCACGCTCGGCAACTCCGGTGTGGTCACCACCGCACTGGGGCTGGGCTCGGGAGTGCTGTACAACTTCTGGGGCCTGGCGCTGGTCTACATGTATTTCTCGGTCCCGCTGATGGTCCTGGTCGTGACGCCGGCGCTGGACGGCCTGCGCCCGCAGTGGCGGGAGGCGGCGCACAACAGCGGCGCCACCACCTGGCAGTTCTGGCGGCACGTCGGCGTCCCGGTGCTGACCCCCGCGCTGCTCGGCGGCGTCGTCCTGCTGTTCGGCGGGGCCTTCGCCGCCTACGCCACCGCCGCGGCGATGGTCGGCAGCACGGTCCCGCTGGTCACCCTGCAGATCGCCGACGCGCTCACCGGCGACGTGCTGATCGGCCACGAGAACATCGCGCTCGCCCTCAGCCTCGACATGATCGTCATCGCGGTCCTGGTGATGGCGGTCTACCTGCCCCTGCAGAGGAGGAGCTCCCGATGGCTGCGGTAG
- a CDS encoding ABC transporter ATP-binding protein: MTVELRGLRRAFGRTVALDGLDLTVEQGELMALLGPSGCGKTTALRCVAGFEHPDAGAVLVDGRDITRVPANRRDAGMVFQSYSLFPNLNARDNVAFGLRVRKVPAARRHARAAELLELVGLPAHADRYPHQLSGGQQQRVALARALALEPRVLLLDEPLSALDAKVRVTLREEIRRLQLDLGITTVFVTHDQEEALSVADRVAVLRDGRLEQCGAPAEVYDRPATPFVAEFVGTMNHIPGRVSGGEVAVLGRSLPVDGPSPASPDVDVLVRPEAVLVTPDPEGGALVVASSFRGSSARLRVRLGELEVLSDVPGHDAVRLAPGTRVALGLVQRPVLVAERAAAATEHAPAGTEAPAGAG; encoded by the coding sequence ATGACCGTCGAACTCCGGGGGCTGCGCCGCGCGTTCGGCCGCACCGTCGCCCTGGACGGCCTGGACCTCACCGTCGAACAGGGCGAGCTGATGGCCCTGCTCGGCCCGTCGGGCTGCGGCAAGACCACGGCCCTGCGCTGCGTGGCCGGCTTCGAGCACCCCGACGCCGGGGCGGTGCTGGTGGACGGCCGGGACATCACCCGGGTGCCCGCCAACCGCCGGGACGCGGGCATGGTCTTCCAGTCCTACAGCCTCTTCCCCAACCTCAACGCCCGCGACAACGTGGCGTTCGGGCTCCGGGTCCGCAAGGTGCCCGCCGCCCGGCGGCACGCCCGGGCGGCCGAGCTGCTGGAGCTGGTCGGACTCCCCGCGCACGCCGACCGCTACCCGCACCAGCTCTCCGGCGGCCAGCAGCAGCGCGTCGCGCTGGCCAGGGCGCTGGCGCTGGAGCCCCGGGTGCTGCTGCTGGACGAGCCGCTGTCGGCGCTGGACGCCAAGGTCCGCGTCACGCTGCGGGAGGAGATCCGGCGGCTCCAGCTCGACCTCGGCATCACCACCGTCTTCGTGACCCACGACCAGGAGGAGGCGCTGTCGGTCGCCGACCGGGTCGCGGTGCTCCGCGACGGACGGCTGGAGCAGTGCGGGGCCCCGGCCGAGGTCTACGACCGGCCCGCCACGCCGTTCGTGGCCGAGTTCGTCGGCACGATGAACCACATCCCCGGCCGCGTGTCCGGCGGCGAGGTCGCGGTCCTGGGCCGGTCGCTCCCGGTGGACGGCCCGTCGCCCGCCTCCCCCGACGTGGACGTGCTGGTCCGCCCGGAGGCGGTGCTCGTCACGCCGGACCCGGAGGGCGGGGCGCTGGTCGTGGCGTCGTCCTTCCGCGGCTCCTCCGCGCGGCTGCGGGTGCGGCTGGGCGAGCTGGAGGTCCTCAGCGACGTGCCCGGCCACGACGCGGTACGGCTGGCCCCCGGCACGCGGGTGGCCCTCGGCCTCGTGCAACGGCCCGTCCTGGTCGCCGAGCGGGCCGCGGCCGCCACCGAGCACGCCCCCGCCGGGACGGAGGCTCCCGCCGGTGCCGGCTGA
- a CDS encoding HAD family hydrolase: MPAELRAVLFDMDGTLVDTEGLWWQACAAVAAELGLELAGADTDHVLGRPVEHTAAHLLRRVRAGQAPTRQDHRRRGGTRQGRPCPDGVPARPGPPLLGPSVPGPPVPGPAPSGTADLPGTTGLPEAAGARAAGTSAETVGARLTGAFAERIAGGVTPLPGAIRLLDELRAAGVPTALVTASPRRIVDMVLRTVGAERFRLVVAAEDTARGKPSPDPYLKAAAALGADPAECVAVEDSPAGLAAARAAGCRVVAVPGDGAVPYGVLAVGSLEKVDLSLLRRLAAGKISVS, translated from the coding sequence GTGCCGGCTGAGCTGCGGGCCGTCCTGTTCGACATGGACGGCACGCTCGTGGACACCGAGGGGCTGTGGTGGCAGGCGTGCGCGGCGGTGGCGGCCGAGCTCGGCCTGGAGCTGGCCGGGGCCGACACCGACCACGTGCTCGGCCGGCCCGTCGAGCACACCGCCGCCCATCTCCTACGGCGCGTCCGCGCCGGGCAGGCCCCCACGCGGCAGGACCACAGGCGGCGGGGCGGCACGCGGCAGGGACGACCCTGCCCCGACGGGGTGCCCGCGCGCCCCGGCCCGCCCCTCCTCGGCCCGTCCGTCCCCGGCCCGCCCGTCCCCGGCCCGGCTCCCTCCGGAACCGCCGATCTCCCCGGAACCACCGGTCTCCCTGAAGCGGCCGGCGCGCGGGCCGCCGGGACATCCGCCGAGACCGTGGGCGCGCGGCTCACCGGGGCCTTCGCCGAGCGGATCGCCGGCGGGGTGACACCGCTGCCCGGCGCGATCCGGCTGCTGGACGAGCTGCGGGCGGCGGGCGTGCCGACGGCGCTCGTCACCGCCTCCCCCCGGCGGATCGTGGACATGGTGCTCCGCACGGTCGGGGCGGAGCGCTTCCGCCTGGTCGTGGCCGCCGAGGACACCGCGCGCGGCAAGCCGTCGCCGGATCCCTACCTGAAGGCGGCCGCGGCGCTGGGGGCCGACCCCGCCGAGTGCGTGGCGGTGGAGGACAGCCCCGCCGGACTGGCCGCCGCCCGCGCCGCGGGATGCCGGGTGGTGGCGGTGCCCGGCGACGGGGCGGTGCCGTACGGCGTGCTGGCCGTCGGCAGCCTGGAGAAAGTCGACCTGTCACTGTTGCGGCGGCTGGCCGCCGGGAAGATCTCGGTAAGCTGA
- a CDS encoding GntR family transcriptional regulator encodes MTARYVGIAAELREAIVRGEYAVGAQLPSEAELAARFAASRGTVRQAVAVLAAEGLVGSRQGARRIVLGRERSQSFAELNSFAQWARAMGHRVSGRVLEQRRRGADAAEAARLALQPGDPVLSVLRLRSLEGEPVLLERTVYAGWIAPAVERIDPGCESVTQALYDGVGLVIAYGEHLIDAVAAGAEDSRLLAVRRGSPLLRQRRVTTTHEGRPVELSDDRYRAGSVTFSIRNSVDANPLVRQVGDLRPAQ; translated from the coding sequence ATGACGGCGCGCTACGTGGGGATCGCGGCCGAGCTGAGGGAGGCGATCGTGCGCGGCGAGTACGCCGTGGGGGCGCAACTGCCCTCGGAGGCCGAGCTCGCCGCCCGTTTCGCCGCCTCCCGGGGCACGGTCCGCCAGGCGGTGGCGGTGCTCGCCGCCGAGGGGCTGGTCGGCTCCCGGCAGGGGGCCAGGCGGATCGTGCTCGGCCGCGAGCGCAGCCAGAGTTTCGCCGAGCTGAACAGCTTCGCGCAGTGGGCCAGGGCGATGGGTCACCGGGTCAGCGGGCGGGTGCTGGAGCAGCGGCGCCGGGGCGCGGACGCCGCCGAGGCGGCCCGGCTCGCGCTCCAGCCGGGCGATCCGGTGCTGTCGGTGCTACGGCTGCGCTCGCTCGAAGGCGAGCCGGTGCTGCTGGAGCGGACCGTCTACGCCGGATGGATCGCTCCGGCCGTCGAGCGGATCGACCCCGGGTGCGAGTCGGTCACCCAGGCCCTCTACGACGGCGTCGGCCTCGTCATCGCCTACGGCGAGCATCTCATCGACGCGGTCGCGGCGGGGGCCGAGGACTCCCGGCTGCTGGCCGTGCGGCGGGGCAGCCCGTTGCTGCGCCAGCGGCGGGTCACCACCACCCACGAGGGCCGCCCGGTCGAGCTGTCCGACGACCGCTACCGCGCGGGCAGCGTGACCTTCAGCATCCGTAACTCGGTGGACGCCAATCCGCTGGTGCGGCAGGTGGGGGACTTGCGCCCGGCTCAGTGA
- a CDS encoding ABC transporter permease, translating into MAAVATVPESAPGPVAPRPRRVRFWRGAVLGVAALYFLVPMAVSFWFTVHTEGKGISLGVYGRILSAPGFLPSLLVSLGLAAATIVTVLLLTLPAMLAVRLGAPRLGPVLEVVATLPLVVPPITYVVGIGTALRGGTEALAATPFWATMIAIQSERFPVVLVLAYVVLTLPFVYRSLDAGLRVIDVRTLVEAARNLGASWPHVMLRVIVPNIRSAIAGASFLTLALVLGEYTVAALLGYQTFPVWIVTVSGNDGQLSVALSVISLLLIWLLLLTVSGAGRKRS; encoded by the coding sequence ATGGCTGCGGTAGCCACCGTGCCGGAGTCCGCCCCCGGCCCCGTCGCCCCGCGCCCCCGGCGGGTGCGGTTCTGGCGGGGGGCCGTGCTGGGCGTCGCCGCGCTCTACTTCCTCGTCCCGATGGCCGTCTCGTTCTGGTTCACCGTCCACACCGAGGGGAAGGGAATCTCCCTCGGCGTCTACGGGCGCATCCTGTCGGCTCCCGGGTTCCTCCCGAGCCTGCTGGTCTCCCTCGGGCTGGCCGCCGCCACGATCGTGACGGTGCTGCTGCTGACGCTCCCGGCGATGCTGGCCGTACGGCTCGGCGCCCCGCGGCTGGGGCCCGTGCTCGAAGTGGTCGCCACGCTGCCGCTGGTCGTGCCGCCGATCACCTACGTGGTCGGCATCGGCACGGCGCTGCGCGGCGGCACCGAGGCGCTGGCCGCCACCCCGTTCTGGGCGACGATGATCGCGATCCAGAGCGAGCGGTTCCCGGTCGTGCTGGTCCTGGCCTACGTGGTGCTGACGCTGCCGTTCGTCTACCGCTCGCTGGACGCCGGGCTCCGCGTGATCGACGTGCGGACCCTGGTGGAGGCCGCGCGCAACCTGGGCGCCTCGTGGCCGCACGTGATGCTGCGGGTGATCGTCCCCAACATCCGCTCCGCCATCGCCGGCGCCTCCTTCCTCACCCTCGCCCTGGTGCTCGGCGAATACACCGTCGCCGCCCTGCTCGGCTACCAGACGTTCCCGGTCTGGATAGTGACCGTCTCCGGCAACGACGGGCAGCTTTCGGTGGCCCTGTCCGTCATCAGCCTGCTGCTCATCTGGCTGCTTCTGCTCACCGTCTCGGGAGCGGGAAGGAAGCGTTCATGA